From a region of the Hippopotamus amphibius kiboko isolate mHipAmp2 chromosome 3, mHipAmp2.hap2, whole genome shotgun sequence genome:
- the PRDX6 gene encoding peroxiredoxin-6 — protein MPGGLLLGDEAPNFEANTTVGRIRFHDYLGDSWGILFSHPRDFTPVCTTELGRAAKLAPEFAKRNVKMIALSIDSVEDHLAWSKDINAYNGEEPTEKLPFPIIDDKNRDLAIQLGMLDPAEKDEKGMPVTARVVFIFGPDKKLKLSILYPATTGRNFDEILRVIISLQLTAEKRVATPVDWKNGDSVMVLPTIPEEEAKKLFPKGVFTKELPSGKKYLRYTPQP, from the exons ATGCCCGGCGGTCTCCTCCTCGGGGACGAGGCTCCCAACTTCGAGGCCAACACTACCGTCGGCCGCATCCGTTTCCACGACTATCTGGGAGACTC ATGGGGCATTCTCTTCTCCCACCCTCGGGACTTTACCCCAGTGTGTACCACGGAGCTTGGCAGAGCAGCAAAGCTGGCACCAGAATTTGCAAAGAGGAATGTTAAGATGATTGCCCTTTCAATAGACAGTGTTGAAGACCATCTTGCCTGGAGCAAG GATATCAATGCTTACAATGGTGAAGAGCCCACGGAAAAGTTACCTTTTCCCATCATTGATGATAAGAATCGGGACCTTGCCATCCAGTTGGGCATGCTGGACCCAGCAGAGAAGGACGAAAAGGGCATGCCTGTGACAGCTCGTGTG GTGTTTATTTTTGGTCCTGATAAGAAACTGAAACTGTCCATCCTCTACCCAGCTACCACTGGCAGGAACTTTGATGAGATTCTCAGAGTAATTATCTCTCTCCAGCTGACAGCAGAAAAGAGGGTTGCCACCCCAGTTGATTGGAAG AATGGAGACAGCGTGATGGTCCTTCCAACCATTCCTGAAGAGGAAGCCAAAAAACTTTTCCCTAAAGGAGTCTTCACCAAAGAGCTCCCATCTGGCAAGAAATACCTCCGCTACACTCCCCAGCCATAG